A genome region from Acidobacteriota bacterium includes the following:
- a CDS encoding Rrf2 family transcriptional regulator, with translation MLRLSKKTDYALMALIHLAQSSGRVAWSAREIARSYNIPPHLMAKVLQRMAQSGIVVSHQGTRGGYALGRPAHLINAAEVIESIEGPFSMTSCVSETGYCLQFEKCTIKSPLQLLSDSVVQMLRRMTVAQMSLHGLGAPNSNREKDPARSRAEQEENFSQLVQLRGDPRA, from the coding sequence ATGTTAAGACTTTCAAAAAAAACAGACTATGCCCTGATGGCTCTCATCCACCTGGCCCAGAGTTCCGGCCGGGTTGCCTGGAGTGCGCGCGAAATCGCCCGGTCCTACAACATCCCGCCGCACCTGATGGCCAAGGTGCTGCAGAGGATGGCGCAGAGCGGGATCGTGGTTTCGCATCAGGGGACCCGCGGGGGTTACGCCCTGGGTCGGCCTGCCCACCTGATCAATGCTGCCGAAGTGATCGAATCGATCGAAGGGCCCTTTTCCATGACGAGTTGCGTATCGGAGACGGGCTACTGTCTGCAGTTCGAGAAATGCACCATCAAGAGTCCGCTCCAGTTGCTCAGTGACAGCGTGGTGCAGATGCTGAGACGGATGACGGTGGCCCAAATGAGCCTTCACGGCCTGGGGGCGCCGAACTCGAATCGGGAAAAAGATCCGGCTCGCAGCCGAGCGGAGCAAGAAGAGAACTTCTCGCAACTGGTGCAGTTGCGGGGAGATCCACGCGCCTGA
- the amrA gene encoding AmmeMemoRadiSam system protein A, with the protein MYPLNNSARDYLLKAARSTIEAYLRSGVRPVPDPPSARELLQKRGAFVTLYLRGRLCGCVGYVWPLTPLYRAVPECAVSAAVEDARFRPLNLTDLPETEIELSVLSGLDRVGGASEVLVGTHGLLVSQETRRGLLLPKVAVEHRWTPEQFLEQTCLKAGLSPQAWTNGATVERFTATVFGDKWRVKSGE; encoded by the coding sequence ATGTACCCACTCAATAATTCCGCGCGGGACTATCTCCTCAAGGCCGCCCGCTCGACGATTGAAGCCTACCTGCGGTCGGGGGTGCGGCCCGTTCCCGATCCTCCCTCTGCTCGAGAACTTCTCCAGAAACGGGGTGCCTTTGTCACGCTCTACCTCAGGGGGCGTTTGTGCGGGTGCGTCGGCTACGTCTGGCCCTTGACTCCCCTTTACCGGGCCGTGCCGGAGTGCGCCGTGTCTGCTGCCGTCGAGGACGCCCGGTTTCGACCTTTGAACCTGACAGACCTGCCCGAAACCGAAATCGAGCTCTCGGTACTCTCCGGGCTGGACAGGGTCGGCGGCGCTTCCGAGGTCCTGGTGGGAACCCACGGCCTGCTGGTCAGCCAGGAGACACGGCGCGGCCTCCTGCTGCCGAAGGTCGCGGTGGAGCACCGTTGGACCCCTGAGCAGTTTCTGGAACAGACCTGCCTGAAGGCAGGGCTGTCCCCCCAGGCCTGGACGAACGGAGCCACCGTCGAGAGATTCACCGCGACGGTCTTTGGAGATAAGTGGAGAGTGAAGAGTGGAGAGTGA
- the pgsA gene encoding CDP-diacylglycerol--glycerol-3-phosphate 3-phosphatidyltransferase has product MNLPNLLTLSRIFAVPLLVVVLLTRVYNPERQVESLSVILATVIFLGASITDYFDGYLARRRRQVTTLGMLLDPMADKLLISAAFISLVELGWAPAWMVVIIVGRELAITGLRSIAARQGLTIDASELGKLKMVSQVLAVTLIILSNLVFWLKPLSLIALWLTVIFALASAVDYFRKFWKAVGLRGQASRGEKPVLLKKSRSDVPTQ; this is encoded by the coding sequence ATGAACCTTCCGAATCTGCTGACCCTGTCCCGCATCTTCGCGGTCCCTCTTCTGGTCGTCGTCCTTCTCACCCGAGTTTACAACCCGGAAAGGCAGGTCGAGAGCCTCTCCGTCATCCTGGCCACCGTGATCTTTCTCGGTGCCTCCATCACCGACTACTTCGACGGCTACCTGGCTCGACGGCGCCGGCAAGTGACCACGCTCGGCATGCTCCTGGATCCAATGGCGGACAAATTACTGATTTCGGCTGCCTTCATCTCGCTGGTGGAGCTGGGTTGGGCGCCTGCCTGGATGGTGGTGATCATCGTGGGGCGCGAGCTGGCCATCACGGGTCTTCGCAGCATCGCGGCCAGGCAGGGACTCACTATCGATGCCTCGGAGCTGGGGAAACTCAAGATGGTCTCGCAGGTGCTGGCCGTTACCCTGATCATTCTGAGCAATCTTGTCTTCTGGTTAAAACCGCTCAGCCTGATCGCGCTTTGGCTGACGGTCATCTTCGCCCTGGCCTCGGCCGTCGACTATTTCCGAAAATTCTGGAAGGCGGTCGGACTCCGCGGCCAGGCGAGCCGCGGTGAAAAGCCCGTACTCCTGAAAAAAAGCCGGAGCGATGTACCCACTCAATAA
- the sufC gene encoding Fe-S cluster assembly ATPase SufC — MLKIEDLHVEVEGKPILKGVNLEVASGEVHAIMGPNGSGKSTLAQVLAGRESFEVTRGRVFYRDRDLLDMEPEERACEGVFMAFQYPVEIPGVSNVYFLKAAMNAIRNHRGEEELDAMEFMKVVREKIKLVNLDQSFISRSVNEGFSGGEKKRNEIFQMAVLDPTLAILDETDSGLDIDALKTVADGVNALRRPDRAIVVITHYQRLLNYIVPDRVHVLSGGEIVKSGDKDLALELEARGYGWIEAQVAVTPAERHA, encoded by the coding sequence GTGCTGAAGATCGAAGATTTGCACGTTGAAGTGGAGGGGAAGCCGATTCTGAAAGGGGTGAACCTGGAAGTGGCTTCGGGAGAAGTGCACGCCATCATGGGTCCCAACGGGTCGGGCAAGAGCACGCTGGCCCAGGTGTTGGCGGGCCGGGAAAGTTTCGAAGTGACCCGGGGCAGGGTTTTCTACAGGGACCGGGACCTGTTGGACATGGAGCCCGAGGAGCGGGCCTGCGAAGGCGTCTTCATGGCCTTTCAATACCCGGTGGAGATCCCTGGAGTGAGCAACGTCTATTTCCTGAAAGCCGCCATGAACGCCATCCGCAATCATCGGGGCGAGGAAGAGCTGGACGCCATGGAGTTCATGAAGGTCGTTCGGGAAAAAATCAAGCTGGTGAACCTGGACCAGAGCTTCATCAGCCGTTCCGTCAACGAGGGTTTCTCGGGCGGCGAGAAGAAGCGAAACGAGATTTTTCAGATGGCGGTGCTCGACCCGACTCTGGCCATCCTCGACGAAACCGACTCGGGACTCGACATCGACGCCCTCAAGACGGTCGCCGACGGCGTCAACGCCTTGCGCCGGCCCGACCGCGCCATCGTGGTCATCACTCACTACCAGCGGTTGCTGAACTACATCGTGCCCGATCGCGTGCATGTGCTTTCGGGCGGGGAGATCGTCAAGTCGGGGGACAAGGATCTTGCCCTCGAACTGGAAGCCAGGGGCTACGGTTGGATCGAAGCTCAGGTTGCCGTGACACCGGCTGAGAGACACGCATGA
- a CDS encoding cysteine desulfurase, translating to MPLVQPAAPPLDVDRVRRDFPILSNRAAGKPLVYLDSAASTQKPTPVIEAMNAFYREGYSNIHRGLYALSMEATEAYEEVRCKVQRFINARESREVVFVRGTTEAINLVAGTLARQRLEAGDEILISTLEHHSNIVPWQRICEEKGGTLRVAPIDDNGEVRLEAFEKALGSRTRLVAIAHVSNALGTVNPVAEMVRMAHRREIPVLVDGAQAAPHLQLDVQALDCDFYAFSGHKVYGPTGVGVLYGKASLLEAMPPYQCGGEMIRSVSFERTSYREIPYRFEAGTPDIVGVIGLGAALDYLDAIDLEDIAAHEAELLSYATEALASVPGVRIVGRAGRKAGVLSFVVEGAHPHDIGTILDREGIAIRGGHHCAQPLMERLGLPATARASFGLYNTQAEVDRLLDGVRKVREIFGSCPS from the coding sequence ATGCCATTGGTGCAGCCGGCCGCGCCGCCGCTGGATGTCGACCGGGTGCGCCGCGACTTCCCCATCCTTTCGAACCGCGCCGCCGGCAAACCGCTGGTCTATCTCGACAGCGCGGCGTCCACACAGAAACCGACTCCGGTAATCGAAGCCATGAACGCCTTCTATCGCGAGGGCTATTCCAACATTCACCGGGGCCTCTACGCGCTCAGCATGGAAGCCACCGAGGCCTACGAGGAAGTTCGCTGCAAAGTGCAGCGGTTCATCAATGCCCGGGAGTCCCGCGAGGTCGTGTTCGTCAGGGGAACAACCGAGGCCATCAACCTGGTGGCCGGCACACTGGCCCGCCAGCGGCTCGAGGCCGGCGACGAGATCCTGATCTCGACCCTGGAGCACCACTCCAACATCGTGCCCTGGCAGAGGATCTGCGAGGAAAAGGGCGGGACTCTGCGAGTAGCCCCCATCGATGACAACGGGGAAGTCCGCCTGGAGGCCTTTGAAAAGGCTCTAGGCTCCCGAACCCGCCTGGTGGCCATCGCCCACGTCTCCAACGCCCTGGGAACCGTCAATCCCGTCGCCGAAATGGTTCGGATGGCCCATCGCCGGGAGATCCCGGTGCTGGTGGACGGAGCCCAGGCCGCTCCCCACCTCCAACTGGACGTTCAAGCCCTGGACTGCGACTTCTATGCCTTTTCGGGACACAAGGTCTACGGTCCCACCGGAGTGGGCGTTCTCTACGGGAAAGCGTCCCTGCTGGAAGCCATGCCGCCCTACCAGTGTGGAGGCGAGATGATTCGTTCGGTCTCCTTCGAGCGCACCAGCTACAGGGAGATCCCCTACCGGTTCGAGGCGGGGACGCCCGATATCGTCGGGGTCATCGGACTGGGAGCTGCCCTGGACTACTTGGACGCCATCGACCTGGAAGACATTGCCGCTCACGAAGCTGAGCTCTTGTCCTACGCGACCGAAGCGCTCGCCTCGGTTCCGGGAGTACGAATCGTCGGTCGAGCCGGGCGCAAGGCAGGCGTGCTCTCCTTTGTGGTCGAGGGCGCCCACCCCCACGATATCGGGACCATTCTGGACCGGGAGGGAATCGCCATTCGCGGCGGCCATCACTGCGCCCAGCCGCTGATGGAACGCCTGGGACTGCCGGCCACGGCCCGCGCCTCCTTCGGTCTCTACAACACGCAGGCGGAGGTGGACCGACTGCTGGATGGGGTTCGCAAGGTCAGGGAGATTTTTGGTTCATGTCCGAGTTGA
- a CDS encoding SUF system Fe-S cluster assembly protein — protein sequence MTTDTTPSESPPSEALKQRIIEVLQTVYDPEIPVNIYEIGLIYEIDIDPSNAVKIQMTLTSPACPVAGTLPGEVESRVAGAEGVSSAQVELVWDPPWSPAKMSEAAKLQLGML from the coding sequence ATGACCACCGACACCACCCCCAGCGAGTCCCCTCCCTCGGAAGCGTTGAAGCAGCGGATTATCGAGGTGCTGCAAACGGTTTACGACCCTGAAATTCCCGTCAACATCTACGAGATCGGACTCATCTACGAAATCGATATCGATCCCTCCAATGCCGTCAAGATCCAAATGACCCTCACCTCGCCGGCCTGTCCGGTTGCCGGCACACTGCCGGGCGAGGTCGAATCGAGGGTTGCCGGGGCGGAAGGGGTGTCCTCTGCACAAGTCGAATTGGTTTGGGATCCGCCCTGGAGTCCGGCCAAGATGTCGGAAGCCGCCAAGCTGCAATTGGGGATGCTCTGA
- a CDS encoding SUF system NifU family Fe-S cluster assembly protein, with amino-acid sequence MSELMDLYQEVILDHTRKPRNFGSLDSATHRAEGHNPLCGDKVSVALELDGDVVRDIRFQGKGCAISTASASMMTELLKGQKAAVLTTVFRQFQDLVTGKTIEPPEDLGKLVAFAGVAAFPVRVKCATLAWHTVKAALENREQSVTTE; translated from the coding sequence ATGTCCGAGTTGATGGACCTCTACCAGGAGGTTATCCTGGACCACACGCGGAAGCCGCGCAATTTCGGCAGCCTGGATAGTGCCACCCACCGGGCCGAAGGCCACAATCCGCTCTGCGGGGATAAAGTGTCGGTTGCCCTGGAGCTCGACGGGGACGTCGTCCGGGACATTCGCTTCCAGGGCAAGGGTTGCGCCATTTCCACCGCTTCCGCCTCCATGATGACCGAGTTGCTGAAGGGCCAAAAAGCCGCTGTTCTCACCACGGTCTTTCGTCAGTTCCAGGACCTGGTGACCGGCAAGACGATCGAGCCGCCGGAAGATCTGGGGAAGCTGGTGGCTTTTGCCGGCGTGGCCGCCTTTCCGGTTCGGGTCAAGTGCGCCACCCTGGCCTGGCACACGGTCAAGGCCGCCCTGGAGAACCGGGAGCAATCCGTTACCACCGAGTAG
- the sufD gene encoding Fe-S cluster assembly protein SufD — protein sequence MNRNPAESAPEQQRYLSQFDSFSRRQSDRDPAWLTEKRQAAIRCFTRHGFPTTHHEAWRFTSLTPLTRTAFAHAGATDSRPSPVGLDSLTGADSSACRLVFLNGRFSPEHSSLGELPPGVRVQGAGQLLNGETPSVRQALGLYAGNGEEVFAALNTAFLQDFALVHLPGNTVVEQPIHLHFHSGSEGEPVVSYPRCLVLAGANSQARIVESYSGAPDSLYFTNTVTELVAREGAVVEHYKLQQESLRAFHISTMQFQLGRSATVSSHSISLGGALVRNHVNAVLDGEGAEATLNGFSLTTGKQHVDNHTSIDHAKPHCNSFELYKGILDDRSSGVFNGRIIVRPHAQKTDSKQTNQNLLLSEEALVNTNPQLEIYADDVKCTHGATIGQLDPQAVFYLQSRGIGREAARQLLTFAFANDIASQIRIEPIRARLEKTLFHRLAEKGPKG from the coding sequence ATGAATCGAAACCCGGCTGAATCGGCCCCCGAGCAGCAACGCTACCTGTCCCAGTTCGACTCTTTTTCTCGCCGCCAGTCGGACCGCGACCCTGCCTGGCTGACTGAGAAGCGCCAGGCGGCGATCCGGTGCTTCACCCGGCACGGATTCCCGACCACTCACCATGAGGCCTGGCGTTTTACCAGCCTCACGCCGCTGACGCGGACTGCCTTTGCTCATGCCGGCGCTACGGATTCCCGGCCCTCCCCGGTTGGCCTGGACTCCCTGACGGGAGCCGACTCTTCGGCCTGCCGGCTGGTTTTCCTGAACGGACGATTCTCTCCGGAACACTCTTCTCTCGGCGAGCTGCCGCCGGGCGTTCGGGTTCAGGGAGCGGGGCAACTCCTCAACGGGGAAACCCCTTCCGTCCGGCAGGCACTGGGTCTCTACGCCGGAAACGGGGAAGAAGTCTTCGCCGCCCTGAATACGGCTTTCCTGCAGGATTTCGCCCTGGTCCATCTTCCCGGAAACACCGTGGTGGAGCAGCCCATACACTTGCATTTTCACTCGGGCAGCGAAGGGGAACCGGTGGTTTCCTATCCGCGATGCCTGGTGCTGGCCGGCGCCAACAGCCAGGCCCGCATCGTGGAAAGCTATTCGGGCGCCCCCGACTCCCTTTACTTCACCAACACGGTGACCGAGTTGGTGGCGCGGGAGGGTGCGGTCGTGGAGCACTACAAGCTGCAGCAAGAGAGCCTCAGGGCCTTTCATATCTCCACCATGCAATTTCAGCTCGGACGCAGCGCCACCGTATCTTCCCATTCCATTTCCCTGGGAGGAGCCCTGGTCCGCAATCACGTCAACGCGGTCCTGGATGGCGAGGGCGCCGAAGCCACCTTGAACGGCTTCTCTCTCACGACCGGCAAGCAGCACGTGGACAACCACACCTCCATCGACCACGCCAAGCCCCATTGCAACAGCTTCGAGCTTTACAAGGGGATCCTGGATGACCGTTCCAGCGGGGTCTTCAACGGCCGCATCATCGTGCGGCCCCACGCCCAGAAAACCGATTCGAAGCAGACCAACCAGAATCTGCTGCTCTCCGAGGAGGCCCTGGTCAACACCAACCCCCAGTTGGAGATCTATGCCGACGACGTGAAATGCACCCACGGGGCCACCATCGGGCAATTGGACCCCCAGGCCGTCTTCTATCTGCAGTCGCGGGGGATCGGCCGGGAGGCTGCCCGCCAGCTCTTGACCTTTGCCTTTGCCAACGACATTGCCTCCCAGATCCGAATCGAGCCCATTCGCGCCCGGCTGGAGAAGACGCTCTTTCACCGCCTGGCGGAGAAGGGACCCAAGGGGTGA
- the serS gene encoding serine--tRNA ligase, which yields MLDPVYIRNHPELVRRKLVQRHTPTPLEEVENFDRQRRQLLQETEQLKHRRNRNNQAIPALKKAGQDASDKIAEMKELSLRIKQLDEKLRSCEEHLKSLQLALPNLPDDSVPVGADASENVEIRTHGQKPDFDFQPRAHWDLGTNLGILDLERAAKIAGARFSLYTGAGARLERALINFMLDVHTREHGYLEVLPPFMANSTSMTGTGQLPKFSGDLFKLEETDYWLVPTAEVPVTNIYARETLQADQLPIRLTAYTPCFRSEAGAHGKDTRGLIRQHQFNKVELVNFTRPENSYAELENLTRSAEEILRRLQLHYRVVTLCTGDLGFSAAKTYDLEVWLPGQQAYREISSCSNFVDFQARRSNIRFRRERGAKPEFVHTLNGSGLAVGRTWVALVENHQQSDGSVAIPPDLQPYLNGLERIVPGHPGLG from the coding sequence ATGCTGGATCCGGTCTACATCCGAAATCACCCCGAGTTGGTGCGTCGAAAGCTGGTCCAGCGCCACACCCCGACGCCGCTGGAGGAGGTGGAGAACTTCGATCGGCAACGACGGCAGTTGCTGCAGGAGACCGAGCAGCTCAAGCATCGACGCAACCGCAACAACCAGGCCATTCCTGCCCTGAAGAAGGCGGGACAGGACGCCTCGGACAAGATTGCGGAAATGAAGGAGTTGTCGCTTCGGATCAAGCAGTTGGACGAAAAACTGCGGTCCTGCGAGGAACATCTCAAGAGCCTGCAGTTGGCCCTGCCCAACCTCCCTGACGACAGCGTCCCGGTCGGCGCCGATGCCTCCGAGAACGTCGAAATCCGGACCCACGGCCAAAAGCCCGACTTCGACTTTCAACCCCGTGCCCACTGGGACCTGGGAACCAACCTGGGCATTCTGGACCTGGAGCGCGCCGCCAAGATCGCCGGGGCCCGGTTCAGCCTCTACACGGGAGCGGGGGCCCGCCTGGAAAGGGCCCTGATCAACTTCATGCTGGACGTTCACACCCGGGAACACGGCTACCTGGAGGTGCTACCCCCCTTCATGGCCAATTCGACCAGCATGACGGGGACGGGTCAACTCCCCAAGTTCTCCGGCGATCTGTTCAAGTTGGAAGAAACGGATTACTGGCTGGTTCCCACGGCCGAGGTTCCGGTTACCAACATCTATGCGAGAGAAACGCTGCAGGCGGACCAACTGCCCATTCGGCTGACGGCCTATACTCCCTGCTTCCGCAGCGAAGCCGGCGCCCACGGCAAGGACACGAGGGGCCTCATCCGCCAGCACCAGTTCAACAAGGTGGAGCTGGTCAACTTCACCCGGCCCGAGAACTCCTATGCCGAGCTGGAAAACCTGACTCGGAGCGCCGAAGAAATCCTCCGCCGCCTCCAGCTCCACTACCGCGTGGTCACCCTCTGCACCGGCGATCTCGGATTCTCCGCGGCCAAGACCTACGATCTGGAGGTCTGGCTGCCGGGTCAGCAGGCCTACCGGGAGATTTCCTCCTGCAGCAACTTCGTGGACTTCCAGGCCCGCCGTTCCAACATCCGTTTCCGGCGGGAACGCGGGGCCAAGCCGGAATTCGTTCACACCCTCAACGGATCGGGTCTGGCCGTGGGACGCACCTGGGTCGCCCTGGTGGAAAACCACCAGCAATCGGACGGCAGCGTGGCGATACCCCCCGACCTCCAGCCCTACCTGAACGGATTGGAAAGAATTGTCCCGGGTCACCCCGGCCTGGGTTGA
- a CDS encoding biotin/lipoyl-binding protein, with protein MERVVATYELVLEGRRRKLRLERSESGARVELGGKMLEVDVSQLSEDAFSLILEGRSHDVSVSPNAGGFQVIVDGESFQVGLVDPRRDSPSASGRTEAAGPVAVSAPMPGKVVRILTAEGEEVRQGQGLVVVEAMKMQNELGAPKSGRIRAVRVAEGQAVNAGEPLVLVE; from the coding sequence CTGGTGCTGGAGGGGCGGCGCCGAAAGCTGCGCCTGGAACGTTCCGAGAGTGGCGCCCGGGTGGAGCTCGGTGGGAAAATGCTTGAAGTCGACGTCTCACAGTTGTCGGAAGATGCTTTTTCCCTGATTCTGGAGGGCCGATCCCACGATGTCAGCGTGAGTCCGAATGCCGGTGGATTTCAGGTGATCGTAGATGGAGAGAGTTTCCAGGTGGGTCTGGTCGACCCGCGACGGGACAGCCCCTCGGCCTCCGGGAGGACGGAAGCCGCCGGACCCGTGGCCGTGTCGGCCCCCATGCCCGGGAAAGTGGTCAGGATCCTGACGGCCGAGGGAGAAGAAGTACGCCAAGGGCAGGGGCTGGTTGTGGTAGAGGCCATGAAAATGCAGAACGAGCTGGGGGCTCCCAAATCGGGCAGGATTCGGGCCGTTCGGGTGGCGGAGGGCCAGGCGGTCAACGCGGGCGAACCGCTGGTGCTGGTGGAGTGA
- the lpxC gene encoding UDP-3-O-acyl-N-acetylglucosamine deacetylase — translation MESQQTLAGPIEFSGPGLHTGESVRVRVVPAPPDTGLRFRRVDLDDFEIEAVVQNVARVAYATTLMKQGVLISTVEHLLSSLYIFGVDNALIEIDNLEVPILDGSALEFVEAIAHTGLQQQSSRRRYLKVKKALEIQDRDRSIAVYPSDRLQISYTIDFDHPMIGRQSFDFEASPEVFSREVAPARTFGFYREVEDLRKKGLVRGGSLDNAIVLTDQGILNDILRFDDEFVRHKVLDGIGDLALIGKPLLARVVAHKAGHALHTHLVTRILSDPSCYSETTHPPLRSCGGDTDLPRESQCVSASGS, via the coding sequence ATGGAATCCCAACAAACGCTGGCCGGCCCGATCGAATTTTCCGGCCCGGGCCTGCACACCGGCGAGTCGGTGCGAGTGAGAGTCGTGCCGGCTCCTCCCGACACCGGATTGAGGTTTCGCCGGGTGGATCTGGACGACTTCGAGATCGAGGCGGTGGTGCAAAACGTGGCCCGAGTGGCCTACGCCACTACCTTGATGAAGCAGGGAGTCCTGATTTCCACCGTGGAGCACCTGCTCTCCTCGCTCTACATCTTCGGTGTGGACAATGCTCTGATCGAAATCGACAACCTGGAAGTTCCTATTCTGGATGGGAGCGCCCTGGAGTTCGTGGAAGCGATCGCCCACACCGGGCTACAGCAGCAGTCGTCCCGGCGCCGCTATCTGAAAGTTAAAAAGGCCCTGGAGATCCAGGACCGTGACCGCAGCATCGCCGTTTATCCGTCCGACCGCTTGCAGATCAGCTACACCATCGACTTCGACCATCCCATGATCGGTCGACAGAGCTTCGACTTCGAGGCCTCGCCCGAGGTCTTCTCCAGGGAGGTGGCGCCGGCTCGCACTTTCGGTTTCTACCGGGAAGTGGAAGATTTGAGGAAAAAGGGTCTGGTTCGAGGAGGTTCTCTCGACAACGCCATTGTCCTGACCGATCAGGGTATCCTGAACGACATTCTGAGGTTCGACGACGAATTTGTCCGGCACAAGGTGCTGGACGGAATCGGCGACCTGGCATTGATCGGCAAGCCGCTGCTGGCTCGCGTAGTGGCCCACAAGGCAGGTCACGCCCTGCACACTCACCTGGTAACCCGCATCCTGAGCGATCCCTCCTGTTACAGTGAAACGACTCACCCGCCGCTGCGCAGTTGCGGCGGCGATACTGACCTCCCTCGTGAGAGTCAGTGCGTTTCAGCGTCCGGTTCCTGA
- the sufB gene encoding Fe-S cluster assembly protein SufB, producing the protein MPSANETIQELANQEYKYGFVTDIESDAIPRGLNEEVVRTISARKNEPDFLLEWRLRAYRHWLTMKEPAWHNVHYPPIDYQDIIYYAAPKSGKDGPKSLDEVDPELLQTYEKLGISLQEQERLSGVAVDAVFDSVSVATTFREKLAELGIIFCSFSEAVQSHPELVKQYLGSVVPYTDNFFATLNSAVFSDGSFCYIPKGVRCPMELSTYFRINAKDTGQFERTLIIADDDSYVSYLEGCTAPRRDENQLHAAVVELVALDRAQIKYSTVQNWYPGDKEGKGGIYNFVTKRGKCRGVESKISWTQVETGSSITWKYPSCLLQGDRSIGEFYSVAVTNNFQQADTGTKMIHIGRDTRSTIVSKGISAGHGQNTYRGAVKILKGAAGARNYSQCDSMLMGDACGAHTFPYIEVKNSTAQMEHEASTSKIGEDQIFYCKQRGIEAEDAVSMIVNGFCKEVFRELPMEFAVEARKLLGVSLEGSVG; encoded by the coding sequence ATGCCTTCAGCCAACGAAACCATTCAGGAACTGGCCAACCAGGAGTACAAGTACGGGTTCGTCACCGACATCGAGTCCGATGCCATTCCCCGAGGATTGAACGAAGAGGTCGTTCGCACCATCTCGGCCAGAAAGAACGAGCCGGACTTCCTGCTGGAGTGGCGGCTGCGGGCCTACCGGCACTGGCTCACCATGAAGGAGCCGGCTTGGCACAATGTCCACTATCCGCCGATCGACTACCAGGACATCATCTACTACGCCGCCCCCAAGAGCGGCAAGGACGGCCCCAAGAGTCTGGACGAGGTCGATCCCGAGCTGCTGCAGACCTACGAAAAGCTGGGGATTTCCCTGCAGGAGCAGGAGCGCCTGAGCGGCGTGGCCGTGGATGCCGTCTTCGACAGCGTTTCGGTGGCCACCACCTTTCGCGAGAAGCTGGCGGAGCTCGGCATTATCTTCTGTTCCTTCTCGGAGGCCGTCCAGAGCCACCCGGAGCTGGTGAAGCAGTATCTGGGCTCGGTGGTTCCCTATACCGACAACTTCTTTGCCACGCTCAACTCGGCCGTGTTCAGCGACGGATCGTTCTGCTATATCCCCAAGGGGGTTCGTTGCCCCATGGAGCTCTCCACCTATTTCCGCATCAACGCCAAGGACACCGGGCAATTCGAACGCACGCTGATCATTGCCGACGACGACAGCTACGTGAGCTATCTGGAGGGCTGCACGGCGCCCCGCAGGGACGAGAACCAGCTCCACGCGGCGGTGGTCGAACTGGTAGCCCTGGACCGGGCCCAAATCAAGTACTCGACCGTGCAGAACTGGTATCCCGGGGACAAGGAGGGCAAGGGAGGCATCTACAACTTCGTCACCAAGCGGGGCAAGTGCCGGGGAGTGGAATCCAAGATCTCCTGGACCCAGGTGGAGACGGGCTCGTCCATCACCTGGAAGTATCCGAGCTGTCTCCTGCAGGGGGATCGCTCAATCGGCGAGTTCTACTCGGTGGCGGTCACCAACAATTTCCAGCAGGCCGACACCGGAACCAAGATGATCCACATCGGCCGGGATACCCGGAGCACCATTGTCTCCAAGGGGATATCGGCGGGCCATGGCCAGAACACATACCGGGGGGCGGTCAAGATCCTCAAGGGCGCTGCCGGGGCTCGCAACTATTCCCAGTGCGACTCGATGCTCATGGGGGACGCCTGCGGCGCCCACACATTTCCCTACATCGAGGTCAAGAACAGCACGGCTCAGATGGAGCATGAGGCCTCGACCTCGAAGATCGGGGAAGACCAGATTTTCTACTGCAAGCAGCGAGGCATTGAGGCGGAAGATGCCGTCTCCATGATCGTGAATGGCTTCTGCAAGGAAGTGTTTCGCGAGTTGCCCATGGAGTTTGCGGTCGAGGCTCGCAAGCTGCTGGGCGTCAGCCTGGAGGGCAGCGTCGGATAA